In Microbacterium sp. AB, a single genomic region encodes these proteins:
- a CDS encoding ABC transporter substrate-binding protein, with protein sequence MKTTTRWTAGLGATALTALSLTGCSSDGGSDGGRIVYWASNQGTSITQDEEILAESIARFTEATGVEVQLEVIPWTDLYNRILTAVSSGEGPDVLNIGNTWAVSLQSSGAFLPWEGEALEAIGGEGRFVASSWATGGADGQVPASVPLYGLAYSMYYNTAMFEEAGIAEPPATWEEFVETAKTLTVDTDGDGRIDQWGAALAGSSITGNAHAAFIRGLQNGGALYDADGDPDFANDGVVAGVDQWIQLMGEDGVVSPSNAELLNGSEIVAEFIDGNAAMFFDQAPGKTLDAAGMEDYAAAPMPMVTADATGLEGTQSHVAGINVSVFENADDPEAAIDFVAHLTSDEEQRYLNDAFTSLPVVTEAYDDPAFQSDEIALKQQILSEHAQPMPLYPTEGQMETLVGTAIKDLFARIAQGGTVTEDDVREALEDAAAQMPSS encoded by the coding sequence ATGAAGACGACCACACGGTGGACGGCGGGCCTGGGAGCGACGGCGCTCACCGCCCTGTCCCTGACGGGATGCTCGAGCGACGGCGGCTCGGACGGCGGCCGCATCGTCTACTGGGCGAGCAATCAGGGGACCTCGATCACGCAGGACGAGGAGATCCTCGCGGAGTCGATCGCGCGCTTCACCGAGGCGACGGGCGTCGAGGTGCAGCTGGAGGTCATCCCCTGGACCGACCTCTACAACCGCATCCTCACCGCCGTCTCGAGCGGCGAGGGGCCGGACGTCCTCAACATCGGCAACACGTGGGCCGTGTCGCTCCAGTCGAGCGGCGCCTTCCTGCCCTGGGAGGGCGAGGCGCTCGAGGCCATCGGCGGGGAGGGCCGCTTCGTCGCCTCCAGCTGGGCGACGGGAGGCGCGGATGGCCAGGTGCCCGCGTCCGTGCCGCTGTACGGGCTCGCCTACTCGATGTACTACAACACCGCGATGTTCGAGGAGGCGGGCATCGCGGAGCCGCCCGCCACGTGGGAGGAGTTCGTCGAGACGGCGAAGACGCTCACGGTCGACACCGACGGGGACGGCCGCATCGACCAGTGGGGCGCCGCACTGGCGGGCTCCAGCATCACCGGCAACGCGCACGCGGCTTTCATCCGCGGCCTGCAGAACGGCGGGGCGCTCTACGACGCCGACGGGGATCCCGACTTCGCGAACGACGGGGTCGTCGCCGGCGTCGACCAGTGGATCCAGCTGATGGGCGAGGACGGGGTGGTGAGCCCGTCGAACGCCGAGCTCCTCAACGGCAGCGAGATCGTCGCCGAGTTCATCGACGGCAACGCGGCGATGTTCTTCGACCAGGCGCCGGGCAAGACGCTCGACGCGGCCGGGATGGAGGACTACGCGGCGGCCCCGATGCCGATGGTGACCGCCGACGCGACGGGGCTGGAGGGGACGCAGAGCCACGTCGCCGGCATCAACGTCAGCGTCTTCGAGAACGCGGACGACCCGGAGGCGGCGATCGATTTCGTCGCGCACCTGACGAGCGACGAGGAGCAGAGGTACCTCAACGACGCCTTCACCTCCCTGCCGGTGGTGACGGAGGCGTACGACGACCCCGCCTTCCAGTCCGACGAGATCGCCCTCAAGCAGCAGATCCTGTCCGAGCACGCGCAGCCGATGCCGCTGTACCCGACCGAGGGGCAGATGGAGACCCTCGTCGGGACGGCCATCAAGGATCTGTTCGCGCGGATCGCGCAGGGCGGCACGGTCACCGAGGACGACGTGCGCGAGGCGCTCGAGGACGCCGCCGCGCAGATGCCGTCGAGCTGA
- a CDS encoding glycoside hydrolase family 3 C-terminal domain-containing protein — protein sequence MHPAVSRLTLDEKLSLLTGDTFWSTRSVEHAGVDGALLTDGPHGVRLQSGSADHLGLNESEPATAFPTAAATGSTWDPELLEEMGRALGRESRALGVDVLLGPGVNIKRSPLCGRNFEYFSEDPLLAGSLGAGWVRGIQSQGVGASLKHFAANNQETERMRVSAEVDERTLREIYLPAFERAVTDAQPATVMCSYNRINGVYASQNRWLLTDVLRDEWGYEGYVVSDWGAVVDPPAAVAAGLDLTMPAAGERHAQDVRAALEAGELDETAVDLAVSRILTVHDRLREGRGETEAVDVDAHHALARRIAAESSVLLANDGGLLPLAADASIAVVGEFARTPRYQGAGSSHINPTRLDTALDAVRAAASAEVPFAAGFRLDGREDAALVDEAVAAARAAAVVVLFLGLPDEEESEGFDRTHIDLPAVQRSLLDAVLAVNERVVVVLSNGSVVSLDGIAGRVPAILETWLGGQASGSAVADVLFGAAEPGGRLAETIPLRLADNPAHVNFPGTPKEVVYGERVYVGYRWYDRTEREVAFPFGFGLGYTTFALSDLAVSVPDPARAHAVVEITATNTGDRAGSEVVQVYVGDPEASVDRPVRELRAFRKVRLAAGESARVRLELDERAFAFWGGSGWTVEPGAFAIEVGTSSRDIAASAGIALDVPAPVFPLDVGSTVGDWRRHPVGAAMLDDAIAEAGGQAAAIVADEEMARMLESMPLRTLLGFGGEIDGTAAVEDLLAKV from the coding sequence ATGCATCCTGCCGTCTCCCGTCTCACCCTCGACGAGAAGCTCTCGCTCCTGACGGGCGACACGTTCTGGTCGACCCGCTCCGTCGAGCACGCGGGCGTCGACGGCGCCCTGCTGACGGACGGGCCGCACGGCGTGCGCCTGCAGAGCGGCTCGGCGGACCACCTCGGGCTCAACGAGAGCGAGCCGGCGACCGCGTTCCCGACGGCGGCGGCGACCGGCTCCACGTGGGACCCGGAGCTCCTCGAGGAGATGGGACGCGCGCTGGGCCGCGAGAGCCGCGCGCTGGGCGTCGACGTCCTCCTCGGCCCCGGCGTGAACATCAAGCGCTCGCCGCTGTGCGGACGCAACTTCGAGTACTTCTCCGAGGACCCGCTGCTCGCGGGATCGCTCGGCGCGGGATGGGTGCGCGGCATCCAGTCGCAGGGCGTGGGGGCCTCGCTCAAGCACTTCGCCGCCAACAACCAGGAGACCGAGCGGATGCGCGTGAGCGCCGAGGTCGACGAGCGCACGCTGCGCGAGATCTACCTCCCCGCGTTCGAGCGCGCGGTGACCGACGCGCAGCCCGCGACGGTCATGTGCTCGTACAACCGCATCAACGGCGTCTACGCATCCCAGAACCGCTGGCTGCTCACCGACGTCCTGCGCGACGAGTGGGGCTACGAGGGCTACGTCGTCTCCGACTGGGGCGCCGTCGTCGACCCGCCGGCGGCCGTGGCGGCCGGCCTCGACCTCACCATGCCCGCCGCGGGCGAACGCCATGCGCAGGACGTCCGCGCGGCGCTCGAGGCCGGCGAGCTCGACGAGACCGCCGTCGACCTCGCCGTCTCGCGCATCCTCACCGTGCACGACCGTCTGCGGGAGGGGCGCGGCGAGACGGAGGCCGTCGACGTCGACGCGCACCACGCCCTCGCCCGCCGCATCGCGGCCGAGAGCTCGGTCCTGCTGGCGAACGACGGCGGTCTCCTTCCGCTCGCCGCCGACGCCTCGATCGCCGTCGTCGGCGAGTTCGCCCGCACGCCCCGCTACCAGGGCGCCGGCAGCTCGCACATCAACCCCACGCGCCTCGACACGGCGCTCGACGCCGTCCGCGCGGCGGCGTCGGCCGAGGTGCCCTTCGCCGCGGGCTTCCGCCTGGACGGGCGCGAGGACGCCGCCCTCGTCGACGAGGCGGTCGCCGCCGCCCGCGCCGCCGCCGTCGTCGTGCTGTTCCTCGGCCTCCCCGACGAGGAGGAGTCGGAGGGCTTCGACCGCACGCACATCGATCTGCCCGCCGTGCAGCGGTCGCTCCTCGACGCCGTCCTCGCCGTGAACGAGCGGGTCGTCGTGGTGCTGAGCAACGGCTCCGTCGTCTCGCTCGACGGCATCGCCGGCCGCGTGCCCGCCATCCTCGAGACGTGGCTCGGCGGCCAGGCGTCCGGATCCGCCGTCGCCGACGTGCTCTTCGGCGCGGCGGAGCCCGGCGGCCGCCTCGCCGAGACCATCCCGCTGCGCCTCGCCGACAACCCGGCGCACGTGAACTTCCCCGGCACGCCGAAGGAGGTCGTCTACGGCGAGCGCGTCTACGTCGGCTACCGCTGGTACGACCGCACCGAGCGCGAGGTCGCCTTCCCGTTCGGGTTCGGCCTCGGCTACACGACCTTCGCGCTGAGCGATCTGGCCGTCTCCGTCCCCGATCCCGCGCGGGCGCACGCCGTCGTCGAGATCACGGCGACGAACACGGGCGACCGCGCCGGGTCGGAGGTCGTGCAGGTCTACGTCGGCGATCCGGAGGCCTCCGTCGACCGTCCCGTGCGCGAGCTGCGGGCGTTCCGCAAGGTGCGCCTCGCCGCGGGCGAGTCCGCGCGCGTGCGCCTCGAGCTCGACGAGCGCGCCTTCGCGTTCTGGGGTGGGAGCGGATGGACCGTGGAGCCCGGCGCGTTCGCGATCGAGGTCGGCACCTCGTCGCGCGACATCGCCGCATCGGCCGGCATCGCGCTCGACGTGCCCGCTCCCGTCTTCCCGCTCGACGTCGGCTCGACGGTGGGCGACTGGAGGCGCCACCCCGTCGGCGCCGCCATGCTCGACGACGCCATCGCCGAGGCGGGCGGCCAGGCCGCGGCGATCGTCGCCGACGAGGAGATGGCGCGCATGCTCGAGTCCATGCCGCTGCGCACGCTCCTCGGCTTCGGCGGCGAGATCGACGGCACGGCGGCCGTGGAGGATCTCCTGGCGAAGGTCTGA
- a CDS encoding sugar phosphate isomerase/epimerase family protein, producing the protein MTETSPLSIQLYTVRDALAADLPGTLRRLADTGFRQVEPWGFAARAGAYDEGLRAAALAAPSGHAPLVGADLDATFDAAARLGIGTVIDPHIPEERWADREGVAAIAAELGAAAERAADRGLRVGYHNHAFELERRIGGVAALEVLADALPERVVLEVDTYWAEVGGEPAPALLRRLGERVAFLHVKDGPRTKDDREQVAVGRGDLPIAEILAAAPDALPVVELDDFDGDVFGAVADSLRFLQGLSA; encoded by the coding sequence ATGACCGAGACGTCCCCCCTCTCGATCCAGCTCTACACCGTGCGCGACGCCCTCGCGGCGGACCTCCCCGGCACCCTCCGGCGCCTGGCGGACACCGGCTTCCGGCAGGTGGAGCCGTGGGGCTTCGCGGCACGCGCGGGCGCGTACGACGAGGGCCTCCGCGCGGCGGCGCTCGCGGCGCCCAGCGGGCACGCTCCGCTCGTGGGGGCGGACCTCGACGCGACCTTCGACGCGGCGGCCCGGCTCGGGATCGGCACCGTGATCGACCCGCACATCCCCGAGGAGCGGTGGGCCGATCGCGAGGGCGTGGCGGCGATCGCCGCCGAGCTCGGAGCGGCCGCCGAACGGGCGGCCGATCGCGGCCTCCGCGTCGGCTACCACAACCACGCCTTCGAGCTCGAGCGTCGCATCGGGGGCGTGGCCGCGCTGGAGGTCCTCGCCGACGCCCTTCCCGAGCGGGTCGTGCTCGAGGTCGACACGTACTGGGCGGAGGTCGGCGGCGAGCCGGCGCCCGCACTGCTCCGCCGCCTCGGCGAGCGCGTCGCGTTCCTGCACGTCAAGGACGGCCCCCGGACGAAGGACGACAGGGAGCAGGTCGCCGTCGGACGAGGCGACCTGCCGATCGCGGAGATCCTCGCCGCGGCGCCGGACGCCCTCCCGGTCGTCGAGCTCGACGACTTCGACGGGGACGTGTTCGGGGCCGTGGCCGACAGCCTCCGCTTCCTCCAGGGGCTGAGCGCATGA
- a CDS encoding carbohydrate ABC transporter permease encodes MIETRGFKVLRAAGLAVLSAIVVLPLYVILVTSVKPLEDVRGVFTWIPSTVTLEPYLRIWTTVPLADYFVNSLIVTVSATVCSVVLAVMAAYALSRFAFRGSRAFSLVVLSTQMFPGILFLLPLFLIFTQIQNTVGIQLSGSHLGLIITYLTFSLPFSIWMLTGFFASIPKELEEAAMIDGLGRIGALVRVVIPVARPGIVAVSVYCFITAWGEVLFASVLTNSDTRTLAIGLRAYASQTDVYWNELMAASVVVSLPVLVGFMLVQRHLISGLSAGAVK; translated from the coding sequence ATGATTGAGACGCGCGGGTTCAAGGTCCTCCGGGCGGCCGGTCTCGCCGTCCTGTCGGCGATCGTCGTGCTCCCGCTCTACGTGATCCTCGTCACGTCCGTGAAGCCGCTGGAGGACGTGCGCGGCGTGTTCACGTGGATCCCGTCGACGGTCACCCTCGAGCCGTACCTCCGGATCTGGACGACGGTGCCGCTGGCGGACTACTTCGTCAACAGCCTCATCGTGACGGTGTCGGCCACGGTGTGCTCGGTCGTCCTCGCGGTCATGGCGGCGTACGCGCTCTCCCGCTTCGCGTTCCGCGGCTCGCGCGCGTTCAGCCTCGTCGTGCTGTCGACGCAGATGTTCCCGGGGATCCTCTTCCTCCTGCCGCTGTTCCTCATCTTCACGCAGATCCAGAACACCGTCGGGATCCAGCTGAGCGGAAGCCACCTCGGGCTCATCATCACCTATCTGACGTTCTCCCTCCCGTTCTCCATCTGGATGCTCACGGGCTTCTTCGCGTCCATCCCGAAGGAGCTGGAGGAGGCGGCCATGATCGACGGGCTCGGCAGGATCGGCGCGCTCGTCCGGGTCGTGATCCCGGTGGCGCGGCCGGGCATCGTCGCCGTGTCCGTGTACTGCTTCATCACGGCGTGGGGCGAGGTGCTCTTCGCGAGCGTCCTCACCAACAGCGACACCCGGACCCTCGCGATCGGCCTGCGCGCCTACGCCTCCCAGACGGACGTGTACTGGAACGAGCTGATGGCGGCGTCCGTGGTGGTCTCCCTTCCCGTCCTCGTCGGCTTCATGCTCGTCCAGCGCCACCTGATCAGCGGGCTGTCGGCCGGGGCGGTGAAGTGA
- a CDS encoding carbohydrate ABC transporter permease encodes MSSRRSPHGASAAPRRRRRSPLPYGLVAPAALMELLIHIVPMILGVWIAFLALTQFSIANWVGAPFVWLDNFVAGLDPAGAIGSQFYGALGRTLVFTLVVVAFSWALGMFAAVLLTSRFRGNGWLRTLFLVPYALPSYVGTIAWAFMFNQRDGVVNRILVEDLGILDEGPFWLLGGNAFWVIVVVTVWQFWPFAFLMLLAALQSIPGDVYEAAALDGASLWKQFTRITLPMVRHANVVLLLILGLWIFNQFNVPYVLFGPASPEEATLVSPLIYQQSFNNWNFGVGGAMSVLLLLALLVASAFYIRLVMPKERSIDD; translated from the coding sequence ATGTCCTCACGACGTTCCCCGCACGGCGCCTCGGCGGCGCCGCGCAGGAGGAGGCGTTCGCCGCTCCCGTACGGGCTGGTCGCACCGGCCGCCCTGATGGAGCTGCTCATCCACATCGTCCCGATGATCCTCGGGGTGTGGATCGCCTTCCTCGCCCTCACGCAGTTCTCCATCGCGAACTGGGTCGGCGCCCCGTTCGTCTGGCTCGACAACTTCGTCGCGGGGCTCGACCCCGCCGGCGCGATCGGCAGCCAGTTCTACGGGGCGCTGGGGCGGACGCTCGTCTTCACGCTCGTCGTCGTCGCGTTCTCCTGGGCGCTCGGGATGTTCGCGGCGGTGCTGCTGACGTCGAGGTTCCGGGGGAACGGATGGCTCCGCACGCTCTTCCTCGTCCCGTACGCGCTGCCGAGCTACGTCGGCACGATCGCGTGGGCGTTCATGTTCAACCAGCGCGACGGCGTCGTCAACCGGATCCTCGTCGAGGACCTCGGCATCCTCGACGAGGGGCCCTTCTGGCTGCTGGGCGGCAACGCGTTCTGGGTGATCGTCGTGGTCACGGTGTGGCAGTTCTGGCCCTTCGCGTTCCTCATGCTGCTCGCGGCGCTGCAGAGCATCCCCGGGGACGTCTACGAGGCCGCCGCCCTCGACGGCGCGAGCCTGTGGAAGCAGTTCACGCGCATCACGCTGCCGATGGTGCGGCATGCGAACGTCGTCCTGCTCCTCATCCTCGGCCTCTGGATCTTCAACCAGTTCAACGTCCCGTACGTGCTGTTCGGCCCGGCATCGCCCGAGGAGGCGACGCTCGTGTCCCCGCTCATCTACCAGCAGTCGTTCAACAACTGGAACTTCGGCGTCGGAGGGGCGATGAGCGTGCTGCTGCTCCTCGCGCTGCTGGTCGCGTCGGCGTTCTACATCCGGCTCGTCATGCCCAAGGAGAGGTCGATCGATGATTGA
- a CDS encoding BlaI/MecI/CopY family transcriptional regulator produces MGTLGELERAVMDAVWDARVPMTAYDVQEQLARLEGRDLAATTLLTVLSRLEKKGFVASDRSVRPHRYTAVASRADHVAELMHEVLGESTDRMAVLERFVGGVSAEDAAVLRKLLRGAA; encoded by the coding sequence ATGGGGACGCTCGGCGAACTCGAACGTGCCGTCATGGACGCGGTGTGGGACGCCCGCGTGCCGATGACCGCCTACGACGTGCAGGAGCAGCTCGCGCGGCTCGAGGGACGAGACCTCGCCGCGACGACGCTCCTGACCGTGCTCTCGCGGCTCGAGAAGAAGGGGTTCGTGGCCTCCGACCGCTCGGTGAGGCCGCATCGCTACACGGCCGTCGCGTCGCGCGCCGACCATGTCGCCGAGCTCATGCACGAGGTGCTGGGCGAGTCGACCGACCGGATGGCGGTGCTCGAGCGCTTCGTCGGCGGCGTCTCGGCGGAGGACGCCGCCGTGCTGCGCAAGCTGCTGCGCGGCGCCGCCTGA
- a CDS encoding LacI family DNA-binding transcriptional regulator, with protein sequence MASADSRSTRPGRATAADVAAASGVSRATVSYVLNATPGQTIPEPTRRRVLQAASDLGYVPSVHARALASGSTGIVVIDSSTIPHGELIASTTRTLSRALVDRGYVPVVNQHTGSDSADDVLVTLAQRLQPVVVVALGGLSAEVVRRLREAGVGRVVAPEQDGGAAHRRIADPAAAQIDYLARRGHTRVAYAAPSEPELAALSELRLHGARGAARAHGVELVPIALTAQEEVASLLRRACADGVTAVAAYNDDVAVGVLGAAQRAGIAVPEELAVMGVDDLPVARRTHPQLTSVSQSDGAAPRVDPADVEDVLSGARPLLTTSPPRVVVRASA encoded by the coding sequence ATGGCCTCCGCCGACTCTCGCAGCACGCGGCCGGGCCGCGCGACGGCAGCCGACGTCGCCGCCGCGAGCGGAGTGTCGCGCGCGACCGTGAGCTACGTCCTCAACGCCACGCCCGGCCAGACCATCCCCGAGCCCACGCGCAGACGCGTGCTCCAGGCGGCCTCCGATCTCGGATACGTGCCGAGCGTGCACGCCCGCGCGCTCGCGAGCGGGAGCACGGGCATCGTCGTGATCGACAGCAGCACCATCCCGCACGGGGAGCTCATCGCCTCGACCACGCGCACGCTCTCCCGCGCGCTCGTCGACCGCGGCTACGTGCCCGTCGTCAACCAGCACACGGGCTCGGACAGCGCCGACGACGTGCTCGTGACGCTCGCGCAGCGGCTGCAGCCGGTCGTCGTCGTCGCGCTGGGCGGCCTCTCCGCGGAGGTCGTGCGACGGCTGCGCGAGGCGGGCGTCGGGCGCGTCGTCGCGCCCGAGCAGGACGGCGGCGCCGCGCATCGCCGCATCGCCGATCCCGCCGCCGCCCAGATCGACTACCTGGCACGGCGCGGGCACACCCGCGTCGCCTACGCGGCGCCGTCGGAGCCCGAGCTCGCCGCGCTCTCGGAGCTGCGGCTACACGGGGCCCGCGGGGCGGCCCGGGCGCACGGCGTCGAGCTCGTCCCGATCGCGCTCACGGCGCAGGAGGAGGTCGCCTCCCTCCTCCGGCGGGCGTGCGCCGACGGCGTCACCGCGGTCGCGGCCTACAACGACGACGTCGCCGTCGGCGTGCTGGGGGCGGCGCAGCGGGCCGGCATCGCCGTGCCGGAGGAGCTGGCCGTCATGGGCGTCGACGACCTCCCCGTCGCGCGCCGCACGCATCCGCAGCTCACGTCGGTCTCGCAGAGCGACGGCGCCGCCCCCCGGGTCGACCCGGCCGACGTCGAGGACGTGCTCTCGGGCGCGCGCCCCCTCCTGACGACGTCGCCGCCGCGCGTCGTCGTCCGCGCATCGGCCTGA
- a CDS encoding Gfo/Idh/MocA family protein has product MTGSGRVGVGIVGAGTISDQYLENLTAFGDLDVRFVADVDTARAASQAGKWGVPATGSYDELLADDGIEIVVNLTIPAAHVEVALRAVQAGRHVWGEKPYALDRTSARRLAAAARRRGVRVAVAPDTFLGAGLQTALRAVREGEIGEPLTALTLFQIPGPESWHPSPEFLYAKGGGPLFDVGPYYLTALVQVLGAVSRVSAASSRARRSRVIGSGPKAGTPFPVEVPTHVGALIEFAGGGSAQSIFSFDSPLRRAGLVEFAGTRGTVVFPDPNEFDGDTVVWGADGESRTIPANGSRYTRGTGVLELARAIRADRAERVPGALALHVLDVMTSIVESADLGRPVEVASRADPSPLLEPGWDPASSTL; this is encoded by the coding sequence ATGACCGGGTCGGGGCGCGTGGGCGTCGGCATCGTGGGCGCGGGGACGATCAGCGACCAGTACCTGGAGAACCTCACGGCCTTCGGCGATCTCGACGTGCGGTTCGTGGCGGACGTCGACACCGCGCGCGCGGCGTCCCAGGCCGGCAAGTGGGGAGTGCCCGCGACGGGCTCGTACGACGAGCTGCTGGCCGACGACGGGATCGAGATCGTCGTCAACCTGACGATCCCGGCCGCGCACGTGGAGGTCGCGCTGCGCGCCGTGCAGGCGGGCAGGCACGTCTGGGGCGAGAAGCCCTACGCCCTCGACCGGACGAGCGCGCGCAGGCTGGCCGCGGCGGCCCGGCGACGCGGCGTGCGCGTCGCCGTCGCCCCCGACACCTTCCTCGGAGCGGGCCTGCAGACGGCGCTGCGCGCCGTCCGGGAAGGCGAGATCGGGGAGCCGCTGACGGCGCTCACGCTCTTCCAGATCCCCGGGCCCGAGTCGTGGCATCCGAGCCCCGAGTTCCTCTACGCGAAGGGCGGGGGACCGCTGTTCGACGTCGGGCCCTACTACCTCACGGCGCTCGTGCAGGTGCTCGGCGCGGTGAGCCGCGTCTCCGCGGCGTCCTCGCGGGCCCGTCGCAGCCGCGTGATCGGGAGCGGGCCGAAGGCGGGCACGCCGTTCCCCGTCGAGGTCCCGACGCACGTGGGCGCGCTCATCGAGTTCGCCGGCGGCGGCAGCGCGCAGAGCATCTTCAGCTTCGACTCCCCGCTGCGTCGCGCGGGCCTCGTCGAGTTCGCCGGCACGCGGGGGACGGTCGTCTTCCCCGATCCCAACGAGTTCGACGGCGACACCGTGGTGTGGGGCGCCGACGGCGAGTCGCGCACCATCCCCGCGAACGGATCCCGGTACACCCGCGGGACCGGCGTGCTCGAGCTGGCCCGGGCCATCCGCGCGGATCGCGCCGAGCGCGTTCCCGGCGCCCTCGCCCTGCACGTGCTCGACGTCATGACGTCGATCGTCGAGTCGGCCGACCTCGGCAGACCCGTCGAGGTCGCCAGTCGTGCCGATCCGTCCCCGCTCCTCGAGCCCGGATGGGATCCGGCGAGCAGCACCCTCTGA
- a CDS encoding ROK family protein, with translation MTTTDHANALTAGALFQRLRDGVARTRGDLVADTGLGRAAVAARVDALLAAGLLVPAGAASSTGGRPPQVVRFDAHAGATLALDFGARHATIGLADLSGEPIATVSRELDIAEGPETCLRLALDQARELLRDSRAELFGVGVGVPGPVEHSTGRPVNPPIMPGWDGFDIPGAVREELDGEVQVDNDVNILAIGEHALRGGAVDDLVYVKVATGIGAGIISGGLLQRGALGSAGDLGHIHVRLPESPLVAPGDERDLEAVASGTAVAAALRERGTPAHSNADVVRLIQAGDADAITLTREAGRVLGEALAIVVNLMNPSMIVIGGSLGRVADHLIAGAREVVYRRSIPLATQHLRIEPSRGGVTAGVRGAATMALQAALSPAAVDRRLAAQG, from the coding sequence ATGACGACGACGGATCACGCGAACGCCCTCACCGCGGGAGCGCTGTTCCAGCGTCTCCGCGACGGCGTCGCCCGCACCCGCGGCGATCTCGTCGCCGACACCGGCCTCGGCCGCGCCGCCGTCGCCGCGCGCGTCGACGCGCTCCTGGCCGCGGGACTGCTCGTCCCCGCGGGGGCGGCGAGCTCCACGGGCGGCCGGCCTCCTCAGGTCGTCCGGTTCGACGCGCACGCCGGCGCGACGCTCGCGCTCGACTTCGGCGCGCGCCACGCGACCATCGGCCTCGCCGATCTCTCGGGGGAGCCCATCGCGACGGTGTCGCGCGAGCTCGACATCGCCGAGGGGCCGGAGACGTGCCTCCGCCTCGCCCTCGACCAGGCGCGCGAGCTGCTCCGCGACTCCCGGGCCGAGCTCTTCGGCGTCGGGGTCGGCGTCCCCGGCCCCGTGGAGCACTCCACCGGGCGGCCCGTCAACCCGCCCATCATGCCGGGCTGGGACGGCTTCGACATCCCCGGCGCGGTGCGCGAGGAGCTCGACGGCGAGGTCCAGGTCGACAACGACGTGAACATCCTCGCCATCGGCGAGCACGCCCTGCGCGGGGGCGCGGTCGACGACCTCGTCTACGTGAAGGTCGCGACGGGGATCGGCGCCGGGATCATCTCCGGCGGCCTCCTCCAGCGCGGCGCGCTGGGCTCGGCGGGCGACCTCGGCCACATCCACGTGCGCCTTCCCGAGTCGCCCCTCGTCGCACCGGGCGACGAGCGCGACCTCGAGGCCGTCGCGAGCGGCACCGCCGTCGCCGCGGCCCTGCGCGAGCGCGGCACCCCCGCGCACTCCAACGCCGACGTCGTGCGGCTGATCCAGGCGGGCGACGCCGACGCGATCACCCTGACGCGCGAGGCCGGCCGCGTCCTCGGCGAAGCGCTCGCGATCGTCGTGAACCTCATGAACCCCTCCATGATCGTCATCGGCGGCAGCCTCGGCCGCGTCGCCGACCACCTCATCGCCGGGGCCCGCGAGGTCGTCTACCGGCGCTCCATCCCGCTGGCCACGCAGCATCTGCGCATCGAGCCCTCGCGCGGCGGGGTGACGGCCGGCGTCCGCGGGGCCGCGACCATGGCTCTCCAGGCCGCGCTCTCCCCGGCGGCGGTCGACCGCCGCCTCGCCGCGCAGGGCTGA
- a CDS encoding M56 family metallopeptidase, which translates to MIAVAPDPALEGALVIPHDAVVAGAVVLGLVAVALAWPVPVVLSRAAWPMRTPVLALLLWQAIGLGGGLSMIVGLALGGLAVAPAHHLGALIPAFAFAAYLLAHLAVTVVQVVRQRRRHLSLLDMLTSPHPTRARTRVLDDAVPVAYCLPRGAGSVTVLSQGLLDRLDADELVAVIAHERAHVEQRHDLLLLAFRAWRSALPWFPIAARAEAEVAALVEMLADDHARREVRDEVLARAILSVGASGVSGAEVAVSGSTRVSDRFRRLAR; encoded by the coding sequence GTGATCGCCGTCGCGCCCGACCCGGCCCTCGAGGGAGCGCTCGTCATCCCGCACGACGCCGTCGTGGCGGGAGCGGTCGTCCTCGGCCTCGTCGCCGTCGCGCTCGCCTGGCCCGTCCCCGTCGTCCTGTCGCGGGCGGCCTGGCCCATGCGCACGCCCGTCCTCGCGCTCCTGCTGTGGCAGGCGATCGGGCTCGGCGGAGGGCTGTCGATGATCGTCGGCCTCGCCCTCGGAGGCCTCGCCGTCGCCCCGGCGCACCATCTCGGCGCGCTGATCCCCGCGTTCGCGTTCGCCGCGTACCTGCTCGCGCACCTCGCCGTCACGGTCGTGCAGGTCGTCCGACAGCGCCGGCGCCATCTCTCCCTGCTCGACATGCTCACCTCGCCGCACCCGACGCGGGCGCGGACGCGCGTGCTCGACGACGCCGTGCCCGTGGCGTACTGCCTGCCGAGGGGTGCGGGGTCGGTGACCGTGCTCTCGCAGGGACTCCTCGACCGGCTCGACGCGGACGAGCTCGTCGCGGTCATCGCACACGAGCGGGCGCACGTCGAGCAGCGGCACGATCTGCTGCTGCTCGCGTTCCGCGCCTGGCGCTCCGCGCTGCCGTGGTTCCCGATCGCCGCGCGGGCGGAGGCCGAGGTCGCCGCGCTCGTCGAGATGCTCGCCGACGACCACGCGCGCCGAGAGGTGCGCGACGAGGTGCTCGCGAGGGCGATCCTCTCCGTCGGCGCGAGCGGGGTGTCGGGCGCCGAGGTCGCGGTGTCGGGCTCGACGCGCGTGAGCGACCGCTTCCGGCGCCTCGCGCGGTAG